GTGCAGAAGACAGGCCAGGCCAGCTCCTCTCCTGATGTAATACAAAGGTTGTTATTTGGGTCGCGCTACCCAGTCAACATtcctgggagggcagtggggtctagtggttagagcagtggaggctgggagccaggattcctgggttctatccccagctcggggaggggaggggaggggagtgggttagaacatggtggtggggctgggcatcaggactcctgggttccatccttGGCTCTGCCCCTGATCTGCCACGAGTCCTTAAGCAAGAAACatcttctctctgtgcctcagtttctcctcccatccCTTGTCTGTTTAGTTTGTAAATAAGGCAGAGGTTGGCTGTCGTTCTGAGTCTGAGCAGCACCCGACAGAAAGGAGGGCCCCCGATCTCGGCCAGGGTCTGACACAACAGGGAGGCCTGATCTGACTCAGGTTTCTGCTGATAGTACTGAAAATGCCATCCTTTGACTTCACGGCCAGATACCATCTTGTCTCTGAACCGCAAGGCAACAAGATCTTTGCTCAGAAGCACCCGCACGAGGCGATGGGTTGAGGGTTACATACCACCAAACTCATTCTTTGGTCAGTCGACCTGCAGGGAAATCAAGCGTTGGTGTGTTAACAGCCCATGACGATGCTACATGGAACCAGTTGCAATAAGCCACTTCACAGGTGTGTAGAATTCATCTGGCACCAAGAGTTCCTGTTCAACTTCAGGAAGTCGTGAAAAGCTTTCAAACGTTTATCAGTTGGGTTGGGGCAATGAAAGGGGGATTCGGTCCTTGCCTCTGGGAGAGGAGCGGGGGTctagtgggttgggggggggctggaagccaggactcctgggttctattgtgGCTcagggagtgaggtctagtggttagagcttgggggaactgggaaccaggactcctgggttctatcctggcttggttgggggtgggggaggctgggagtcaAGACTCTGGGGTCCAATCTGCTTTTGAGGCATCACAAACTGGAATGCAGCGGCTGGATttggtgacctctcaaggtccctccctgccccacatttCTACGCTGTTAGAAATGTGCGGGGCTGGGCTTTCCTCAGCCCATACCGTGAAGTAGGTCACTGAGGGTTGTGGGAAGTGACAGAGCTGATGCAGctgaagaaatgggttttctacccacaaaagcttctgcccccaaaaatctgttagtctttaaggtgccgccgGATGTCTCGTTGAGCTGATTCAGAGCTGGCAGTCAGTGTTAACCCCAGTGCgttgctagggggcgctgtgctgtggggagtgggggctcagtagggggcgctctcccctggcagtcagtgctgacccctgTGCAGCACTatggggcgctgtgctgcagggagtggggctcagtagggggcgctctcccctggcagttaGTGCTGACCCCTgtgcggcactagggggcgctgtgctgcagggagtggaggcgcagtagggggcgctctcccctggcagttaGTGCTGACCCCTGTgcagcactagggggtgctgtgctgcagggagtggggctcagtagggggcgctctcccctgtgCGAAACCCTGTCGCACTAGAGGGCCTGTGCTGCGGAATGAGGGGGCTCAGTAGGAGTATCTTCCTCTGGCAGTCAGTGCGACCCTGTGCGGCACTGAGCTCACTGAGGGCGCTCTCCCCAGAATCAGTgcgcactagggggtgctgtgctgcaggagtgGGGGCGCAGTAGGGGCGcactcccctggcagtcagtgcgaCCCtgtgcagcactagggggcaatgtgctgcagggagcaggattgTGGTCTCACGTGAGGCGCTCTCCCAGAATcagtgcagcactagggggcgctgtctGCGGGGAGTGGGGCGCAGTAGGGGCCCTCTCCCCTGGCAGTTAGTGCGACCCTgtgcggcactagggggcgctgtgctgcgggaGTGGGGCGCAGTAGGGGCGCTCCTCCCTGGCAGTCATCGACCCGTGCAGCAatgggcgctgtgctgcagggagtgggcctcagtggggcgctctcccctggcagttaGTGCTGACGCCTGTGCGGCACTAGGGGCgcgtgctgcagggagtggaggCGCAAGTaaggggcgctctcccctggcagtatAGTGCTGACCCTGTgcagcactagggggtgctgtctGCCAGGGAGTGGGCTCAGTAGGGGCGctctccctggcagtcagtgctgacccctgTCAGCActaggggtgctgtgctgcaaggGAGTGGGGGCGCAGTTATGGGACACTCCCCCgtgcagtcagtgctgacccctgtgcagcagccagggggcgctgtgctgcatgGGAGTGGGCTCAGTAGGGGCGCTCTCCCTGGCAGTCAGTCGCTGACCCCtgtgcagcactagggggcaATGTGCTGGCAGGGAGCAGGATTGTGGCCACTGAAGGGGCGCTCTCCCCAGAATcagtgcagcactagggggcgctgtgctgcagggagtgggggcgcagtagggggcactctcccctggcagttAGTGCTGACCCCTGTGCGGCACTGAGCTCACTAAGGGGCGCTCTCCCCAGAATCAgtgcggcactagggggcgctgtgctgcagggagtggggcacagtagggggcgctctcccctggcagtcagtgctgaccgctgtgtggcactagggggcgctgtgctgcagggagtgggggcgcagtagggggcgctctcccctggcagtcagtgctgacccctgtgcagcactagggggtgctgcagtgcagggagggggctctcCCCCCGTAGTCGCTGCAGGGTGTGTGACTCAACACAAGGCGTGATCACCATGTGGAGACCTGTTCTCCAGCATCAGGACTGGAGTCACTTCACTCCCCGATCCAGTCCAGGGCCGGggaggtgtggtgggggagggggacagaggttTCCAGCTTCCCTTTCGCCTCTCTCCCAATGGGCTCCACtctggggaagtggggaggggaagcagagccggacacctgggtcccaaGAAGCCTggtcccttctcccctccacctAGGGAGACCCCACGTCCTGCTAGTGGGGGGCTTTGTCTTCTACAACTGTCCCCTCCCAACCCTGAAAACAAAGTGTCCCCATTTTCCCCACTTGCTTTTAGGTCACCTCCCCCGAGCCACCCAGGTCTCAGCAGGGCGGATCTGCCTGTGGGTTACCCAACACTGCAGAAGCTTCCGCTGGATGCTTGTACCCGCTGACTCAGCCCCCTCGGAGCAGCCAGACGGCTGGGGTGGCTCTGGGAGACGCCCGACAGCTGATGCGGCTGGAGGAAGAAGGTCCTAAGGATTAACCGTAAGCATCAGTTCATGCCAAGCTGTGGGGATGACCAGGCTGAGCTAGCTGGATTCTGTGCATCGGgaatgaggggcaccggcagagctgggggggcagggctaggcCAGCAGGGGCTGTGGATCAGGAGGGAGGGGCACCTGCCAGAACtggggggagtccagggctggggcagggctaggcCAGCAGGGGCTGTGGATCAGGAGGGAGGGGCACCTGCCAGAACtggggggagtccagggctgggccagcaggggtcAGGAGTGGGGGGCACCTGCCAGAGTtaggggggcaggactgggccagcagggggctgcaggtcgggagtgaggggcactggcagagctgggtgggggcagggctgggctatcAGGGGGCTGCggttcgggagtgaggggcaccggcagagctgggtgggggcagggcttggctaTCAGGGGGATGCagttcgggagtgaggggcaccggcagagctggggggcaggactgggctagcagggggctgcggttcgggagtgaggggcactggcagagttgggtgggggcagggctgggctatcAGGGAGCTGCggttcgggagtgaggggcactggcagagttgggtggggggcagggctgggctatcAGGGGGCTGCCggttcgggagtgaggggcactggcgagctgagtgggggcagggctgggactaaTAGGGgcctgtgggtcgggagtgaggtgGGCACCGGCAGAGttagggggcaggactgggctagcaggggactGCGGGTTTGGGAGTGAGGGCCTCGGCAgactgggtgggggcaggactggCTACCAGGGGGCTATggtttgggagtgaggggcactggcgaagctgcaggggggcagggctgggttagcCGGGGGCTGAGGGTCGGCGGCCAGAGCTGGGGGGTGTATGTGGGGGAACCCACATCATCTAAGTCAGTGGGGGGTGGAAGGGCAGCCGGGTCACTGGGTCCTGTGGTGCTGCCAAACTCCTGCCAGCCCCATGGCCGCCTCGAGTGCCCTGTGTCGGCTTTTCACTGGGaggtgtctcccctccccccttcctgcaATCTTCCCCCTTTTGCTGTGAAAATGACGGGTGGAATTAGCAACTTGAACGGTGCACGCGCAGGGAGGAAGTTGCCCCATCAGCAACCCACACTGTCGCGCAGGAAAACCATACACCTCTTCCCGCCATGAGAGCGCACCCATCATCCCCCCGccactgccagagccaagggGAAACTCAGCGCGGTAGGTTGatgatagatagagggggtggttGGGGAATGGATAGATAGCAtagaggaggtgggtggggatggatagatagaggaggGGGTGCTGGGGATGGATAGAGTGAtagaggaggtgggtggggatggatagatagagggggtggttggggtggatagatagatagagggaggtgggtggggatggatagatagatggggtggttggggatggatagatagatggaggggGTGGTTGGGATGgattagatagatagaggagtgggtgggggatggatagatagatggaggggtgggtggggattggatagatagatagaatggagggggtggtggggatggactagatagatagaggcaggtgggtggggatggatagatagatagatggagggggtggttggggatggatagatagatggaggggGTGGGTGTATATGGGGCTAAATAGATGAGTGGGGGTGGATGGAGGTGGATAGATGTACACGAGGATGGATAGACAACGGGGCGGGTGGATGTGGAGATAGACGGGGTTAGGTGGGGATTGATATGTATGGAGTAGATGGCAGAATGGATGGATGTGCGTAGAGATGGCTAGACAGAAGGAAGTGGGGAGCTGGATGGATGTGGGGGAGATGGACGGATAGATAGAGGCATGTGGAGGGATGGAAGGTGTGTATGGGAGGCTAGAGAGGTATGTATGGAGATGGAAGCATATGGCTGGGATGGAGTGATGTATGTGGCAGTTGGAGGGGGTGCATATGGGGATTGATGGCAGGGGTGCTAATGGGCTGGATACAGCAGCATGAGGGATGAAGGGTGTGTATGGGCTGGctagacagaggagtgtgggaatattgaggggtgtgtatgggggggatggaggggggtgAATTGGGATGGATAGAGGAATTGGGGAGGATGGAGTGGTGTAGGTGGGGGATGGATAGAGGAGTGGGGGGATGACGGGGTGTATAGGTGGATGGAGGGGTGCATATGGCGATGAATAGACAGAGGagtgggggggatggaggggtgtAGGTGGGGGATTGAGGGGTGTGAATGGGGATGGctagacagaggagtgtggggagATTGGGGTATGGAGGGGTGCATATGGGAATGAATAGCCAGAGGAGCGGGGGGACGAAGGGGTGTATAGGTGAATGGAGGGGTGTGAATGGCGATGGATAGAGGAGTGGGGGATAGAGCGGAGTAtgtgggggggatggaggggtgcTTTTGGGGATGGATAGACAGGAGTGGGGGGAGATGGAGGGGTGTGTACGGGGGGATGCATATGGGAAGAGCGGTGTGGGGGATGAAGGGCTGTATTGGGGattatggaaactgaggcagaagaaGCCCTATAAGTCCTTACTGTAGATCTCACTAACCTTCCTGTCCTCCAGACCCTTCTGTCGCCCCAATGATCAACGCCACCTTCAACGCCACCGCCCAGCCGGGCGCACTGCCCCCGTTGCCCGGCGCCAAGCTAGGGCTGACCGTGCTCTCCTTGGCCTTCATCCTGGGCTTCCCGGGCAACGTCTTCGTGGTGTGGAGCGCTCTCTGTCGTGTCCAGAAGCGGACGATCACCTGCCTCCTCATCCTCCACCTGGCCGTGGCTGACTGTGCTGTGCTgctcacttcccctttcttccttcGGCTCCTGAGCGCCGGGAAGTGGGAGTTCGGCTCCGTGGTCTGCCAGCTGTGCCACTATGTCTGCGGCGTCAGCATGTACGCCAGCATCTTCCTCATCACCCTTATGAGCCTGGACCGCTGCTTAGCTGTCACTAAGCCCTTCATCTCCCAGAAGATCCGGACTGCCATGGTGGTCAGGTCCTTGGTCTTGGCCATCTGGATGGTCTCTTTCCTCCTTGCCGTGCCGGTCATTTTCTACCGCAAGCTGGTGCTTAGGGGCAGGCACCTTCTCTGCGACCTGTCCCATCCCAGCATTGGCCACCTTGTCTTCCACAACCTTTTTGAGACCCTGACCGGCTTTGTGCTGCCCTTTGCTGCCATCATTTGGAGCTACTGCGTCATCGGGCGCAGGCTGCAGGACACCCGCTTCCGGAGGAAGCGCCGCACCAGCCGGCTCATAGTGCTGATTGTGGCCGCCTTCGCCCTCTTCTGGCTGCCCTTCCACGTGGTGAACATCCTAGACGTGGCTGGGAAGCTGAGCCAGTCCAAGGGACTCATCAAGGCCGGGATGATGGCCCGGCCCACCCTGACGGCCCTGGCTTTCTTCAGCAGCAGCGTCAACCCCATCCTCTATGCCTTCACCGGTGGTGCTTTGATCAAGTCAGCCGGCTTAGGCTTCATGGCCAAGCTCTTTGAGGGGACGGCCTCAGAGATGTCCAGCACGCGGCAGGGGACGGGGCGGACCATCCAGCGACGTGAGGAGGCCAAGTTGGAGATGGTGCAGGATGGGAAGCCAGAGAGCATCACCCTTTCCACCAACCCGCTGGAGTAGCCCTCAGCCATGTGGGACAGGCACTCTGACAATCCCACTTCATCCACCAACACCCTGGACTAGCACTAAGGCACGTGGGACAGGAGCTGCAACAATCCCACCTCATCCACCAACACCTTGGGCTAGCCCTGGAGCCATGTGGGTTGGGAACTCCCAAAAATCCCACCACATCCATCAACACCCTGGGTTTGCCATGTGTCCACGTGGAACAAGAATAGGAAAAATCTTCCTGGGAGGCCCAGCAGATGGTGCAAGGCCCCAGCTGACTCCTTCATGGAGTGATGGTGAAACTATCAAGAATTTGCTGGGACAGTGCTCACTTGCTTCTTATTTGGGGGTTGTCCTGGTCTGAACAACCTGCCCGCAACATCCATTTTTCCCTTCCTCACTGGCTGCGACTTTGTGGGAACAAATCCAGGCTCCAATATCTCCACCTTGACACCACCAAGGACTGGCCCAGCTAGACAAGGAGAATAATTAGACTTTGTGTAAATATGGAAAAGAGATTCGAGCCTGAATGGAGTGAAGGTGCTGCCATTGTTCTGTGGAGATGAAGTGGCCTGTCTGCTCAGGTGGCGGGGAAGTGAAAGTTGGAGGGGTAGAGAATGGTTGAGGGacagaggcggggggggggggaagagacgaAGAGAAACAGGGTGAGGGCAAGAGGGATGGAGGGAACGTTGAGAGTCTGAGGTTGGGCGAGTCCATGTCTTCAGGAAGTTACAAGAGGCACTTGAGGCTGCACTGACCCCACCCGAGAGCAGGGcccccgttgtgccaggcactgcacaaacccaCAGTGAGACAGCCCCTGCTTCTAGGAACTAGCAGTGTAAATGGGCAAAGACAggattattatccctattttgcaaatggggaaactgaggcatgtggGAGGTGCAGCAACTTGTCAAAGGTGATATAGGGAGTCTAGGGCAGAGCACGGAACAGCATGCGGGTGTCTAGGGGCCtgaaccacaagatcatccttccccAAACCTATTTTCACAGCCAGCTACAAAGGGAATCTGGGATTTCACCAGGGAGCTTTCCTATCTCCCATCTGAGCTGTGGGGTGGGCTGCTCCCAGTGGCCAACTAAAGTAATTATGCGAGTCAGCCCCACTAGGGGGTGCCAGGCCAGCTCAGAGCCAGCCCCGACTGGGCGGGGGGACGACCGGCTGGCATAGCGGATGGGGAATGGGACACAAGGCCTGTCCCTGCTAGGGGGCTCTGGCTCCAACCCGGCCCCTCAGCGGGCGAATTCACCCTCTGTTATTTTGCTTAATTAAAGGAGTTTCTGTGTAGCCTGTTACCGGGGCTGTCCCAGGTTCTCGTTGGTTCCGGTGGCCTGAGCCATTAGCCCCACTagcccctgctgctgccgccccctgctggaggaaaTGAGCCCTgctgtgtgatgtgtgtgtgtgtcctgctgcCGGGGATCAGACCtgcaccgtgtgtgtgtgtgtgtgtgtctgtgtccctgccaccccctgcttgggggggggagagggacctGCTCAGTTCGTATGCGGCGAGTAACAAATAGCCACAGAGACGCCGTTTACAAATCAGTAATGCTGCGTATTCCTCCGTGACCTTAAATACAATAATTACAGCCACAAACAACTACGTGAAAAGACCATTTCCAAAGTCAGTTTTGCACAGGCCCCTGAATTTGGGCATTTCCTCCCTTGGGCATGCTCAGCTTTGTAAccttaataatattcttttaatgtagcttgTGCGGGTGATTTCCTCAGTTTTTACAAAAgcgaactggaaaaaaaaaaaaccccacagagaAATCCCCtcatgtggcatcatactgaCACCCACATGGCTTCTCAGCAGGGCTGAAATCACTTGATCCACCACACAGAGCTGCAGAATAACTGgtagcaatagtaggttgtcatcctctatgtggtCCTGCACTCGAGGGGAACAAGCGTCAgttgcacagctgtttgttcctGTGCCAGTGCCTCGTCTGCACACGATCTCCTcaccccagcacctcctggctcccagccccttcaCCCCAATCTCCCACTTTCCATTTCTCTCCCTGGCTTCCAATCCCAGGCTCCTTGTCCAGCCAGACCCAGTGTCCTCTGAGATCAGATGAAATGATTTATGGCCCTCTTCTGGCCTaaaactcccccaccccagcagctcccagccccactgtctCTTCTTAGCTCCCGACCTCCTTCCCCAGACAGCCCCAGGCCCCTTTTCTCAGCTCCTCATGCCATACTCTGCTCACCTCCAAGCGGTGCCCCTTCCTCTGCCCTCCCAGACTGCTCATTCCCCTAGCGTTAACTCCCCCACCCAATTTTCTCCCCTCTTCATTCAAATCAGGCAGCTTCGGTCTCCTGGGCCCGGCAGGGGGGTACTGAAAGCAGAAGTGAGACAGGAGCTCTTGTCCTCAGCATGATCTTGGCCCCGAGCTGCACCTGCAGAGAAAGCCCTGCTGAGCCTCGGGTAGGGAGCGGATCTTCAGCGGCTCTTAGCTGCCAAATTCCCAAGTTCTTGCTCGGAAGCAAGGGGCACTGGGGCTGCTGCAAGAAAAGTTCGCCGGACATGCACATGGGCAAAACAGTGGATTTTTCACTGGCCTCGCTCTCCGTAACAGCTGGACTTATTCGGCTCCAACTTTCCAGGAAAAAGAATTagtctgaggcagacacctggcgtGGGAAATGTCAGCCCGAGTTCAGCAAGATTATCAGAAAACGGGCTTATAATGGGAGTTGCCCGGCAATCAGTAGGCTGACTAATGGCCCTGCCTATATTAAAACTATAGGGAattccccctacacacacacacccctcactctCTACTCTGCAGTCACAATCCCCCTTTCAGCATCTCCCCACCCAGGCTCTGGCACACCCTGGGGAAGGATGATCTTCCCGGGGAAGCCAGTTCTAGTCTCTCCGGAAGCTGCGGTTTCCTGGCACTGATCTTGGGTAACAGGAAGTACATACACACACGAAGCTGAGACCACAGCACAGTGGGGGCCTGGAGGTTGGGGGGTGGGCGGCCTTCAAGGAAGAGGGAttaaagggggagaggggggactaTCCTTAgctggctcccccagcccctcactgaGGGGGATCATGTTATTCCGAGCTCTCCCCGTACCCCCATATCGTCTTGCCCATCCTGACTCACCCAGCTCTTCCGGGGTGTCATTCCCCTCTGAACCCCACCCACCTCAAACCAGCCCCCTTCCATGCCTCCTGCAGGTGGGGTTCATCGCCCTCTGAGCCCCNGCCCCCCACCCTTCACTTGTCCCATCGTGAAAGACTGAGTCCAGGCATCAAGTCATGACATGAGTGGATGAACGCAAAGCCATCAGTCTCCTGTGCCAGCTCCCCGAGTGGTGGAGAGGAGGTACTGCAGCGGGACGGAGGGAGACCAGCCCTCTGTAGGTCCAGGTCCAGGGTGGGGCGAGCCCTCAGCTGAGCATGGGGGCCTGCAGGCCACAGCGGGACAGGTCGGTGCAGACGTAGTAGGTCCGTAACTGGCCTTTGCCCTTGACCTTGATAACCCCGCGGAGGTAGCAGGTGTAACCCAGGGTCTCCAGGGCCCTGGCTGTCTCCTCTGTGACCTGGGGGGAGGagtaaaggagaaaattaacCTTGTAATTTCAGCAGCCCTCTTAGCTCCCTGGTTGGGGGGATTCTGGTGCTGCAAGCTTCCCACAGCGATGCCATGGTCCGTGAGTAGTCGTGACAGGTAGGGCCTAGGTGAGGTGGAGGACCACACTTCCACCCTGCTCCCCCCACTTTCTTCCCTCCAGTGTGAGCTGTGAGCTCCCTCACTGCATGCCCAGCGAGGGACCCaagtgctgtgagcttccccacaacagtgttgccaactccacATAGCAGGAAGTCCCCAGACAAACCCTGAAATGTCGCTAGATGTAGATGTCCAAGCACTCAAAAGGGGTCAAAAATGTCACCAAACAGAATTTCCAGAGAATTCAAGAGagaattccacacacacacaaatcacatAAAGGTGAGTATAgtcacaaaatcattcacaagcagctCAATAGTGTTAATCAAATCCATTCCGTGCTCTTAAATCATAGATtagtagggttggaagggacctcaggagatcatctagttcaagcccctgctcaaagcaggaccaatccccaaattgggccctcaaggattgaactcacaaacctgggtttagtaggccaatgctcaaaccactgagctatccctctctgaCTGTGCTCTGCCAtgccccagaagcagtgacaccAGTACACTGCCATCATCAGGAGGGCGCCCTCTGCTCATGGGGAAGGAAACGGCAGCCCTCTGCTCATTGGGAAGGGTGCTCTGTACACGGCAGCCCAGGTTGGCTGGGGTGGGTTCATTTCGGCTGAGCCTCGTCTTGCCAGCCTGGATCTGAGCCGACAGGTTAGTGAACGGGAGAGCCCAGAACCAGGGGGGAAGAGGACATTCGCCTGACCTGAGCTCAGTGCTGCAGGGAGCCAAGAcagtagatttaaaaacaaaagtctgCTAGGCAGACCCCTTCCCCCCGCTGGCAGggtttcatttctgaaaatagcTGGGCAGCTAGCCCCAGGTCATGCCAGGGGAAGGAGTAAAGAGGAACCAGAATCAAGCTAGTTCCACTTTTGATCCTGTAGTAAGGTCTTCAACCCTGAAGGCAACGGTGCTCCCCCGCCCCATTGGGGCACATGGCCCCATCTCATCCCACCCCATCTTCCATCCATGTGGCTCTCTTCACTGGCTAACCTGCCTCTCCCAACGCTGCTCACTTCATTAGCCGGCTTCCTCTGCACCCCAGATAGCGCTACCTACCACGGAGCAATGGGTACAAACAGGGCCTGGCTAATGTGCTGCTCTCACCAAAGTGCACCTGGctttagcaaagtatttaattaGCCTCCACAAACTGCTTTTCCTTGCCTGCAGATTATAGTGATCTCAGCCCAAGAAGCCCTGGAATGTGATTCCTTCCGAGGACGTGCTCAGTTGAGACATGATGACATTGATTTATGGATTTTATTAACACTGTTGagctgcttgtgaatgattttgtgacTATACACATTGGTGACGTCTTTCTGTGAACGCCGCTGCATTTGGCAGTGAAAGTCACTAGATTTGTCACTGGTCACGTTGACACTTATTTTCTCGCTAGGGAAACCAAAACGTCACTAAATCTGGTGACAAAGTCGCTAAGCTGGCAACACGGCATCATTCCTCATACCTGGATCTTCCCCAGCACCCCGGTGCTCTCCATGCGACTCGCCACATTCACCGTGTTTCCCCAAATGTCATACTGAGGTTTCTGGGCTCCAATCACACCAGCCACCACGGGGCCATGGTTTATACCTGGAAAGGTGGGAGAGAGGTAGGAGGATGGAGGACACAGCTAGTAAGATATGTGCAGGGCGAGCCCATGTGAACATTTCATAAGAGCTTCAAAAATGACCTGCCATGACAA
The window above is part of the Chelonoidis abingdonii isolate Lonesome George chromosome 14, CheloAbing_2.0, whole genome shotgun sequence genome. Proteins encoded here:
- the LTB4R gene encoding leukotriene B4 receptor 1, translating into MINATFNATAQPGALPPLPGAKLGLTVLSLAFILGFPGNVFVVWSALCRVQKRTITCLLILHLAVADCAVLLTSPFFLRLLSAGKWEFGSVVCQLCHYVCGVSMYASIFLITLMSLDRCLAVTKPFISQKIRTAMVVRSLVLAIWMVSFLLAVPVIFYRKLVLRGRHLLCDLSHPSIGHLVFHNLFETLTGFVLPFAAIIWSYCVIGRRLQDTRFRRKRRTSRLIVLIVAAFALFWLPFHVVNILDVAGKLSQSKGLIKAGMMARPTLTALAFFSSSVNPILYAFTGGALIKSAGLGFMAKLFEGTASEMSSTRQGTGRTIQRREEAKLEMVQDGKPESITLSTNPLE